One genomic region from Nostoc sphaeroides encodes:
- a CDS encoding alpha/beta fold hydrolase: MQPSTVTNTTNLTASPSQFYSWQNYRCAYEVHQPTNTTPEGIPLLLIHPIGVGLSRQFWQRFCREWYNTGQRNLIYNPDLLGCGESDMPHVAYTPSDWAEQLQYFLQTVVQKPVIVIVQGALLPIALALPAAGIALVEKQSNLIAKLVLSGPPTWALMTNKSPEWRQKLAWNLFDSPFGSAFYRYARTRKFLHSFSTRQLFASENAVDAEWLNTLVAGAENPASRHAVFSFLAGFWRQDYTSSIASIQQPTLVVMGETASSISQKGKEETPDERLAHYLTCLPQGRGIKINGRNVLPYESTAEFIAAIAPFINEVF; this comes from the coding sequence ATGCAACCATCTACTGTAACTAACACAACCAATTTGACAGCATCTCCTAGCCAGTTTTACAGTTGGCAAAATTATCGTTGCGCCTACGAAGTTCATCAACCAACTAACACAACACCAGAGGGCATTCCCTTACTGTTAATTCATCCTATTGGTGTTGGATTGTCGCGGCAATTTTGGCAGCGATTTTGCCGGGAATGGTATAATACAGGTCAGCGTAATTTAATTTACAACCCTGATTTATTAGGATGTGGTGAAAGTGATATGCCTCATGTGGCTTACACTCCTAGTGATTGGGCAGAACAGTTGCAGTACTTTTTACAAACAGTAGTGCAAAAACCTGTGATTGTAATAGTACAAGGTGCTTTATTACCAATTGCGTTGGCTTTGCCCGCCGCAGGCATCGCATTAGTCGAAAAGCAATCAAACTTAATTGCTAAACTTGTACTCTCTGGGCCTCCAACCTGGGCTTTGATGACAAATAAATCACCAGAATGGCGGCAAAAACTTGCTTGGAATCTGTTTGATTCGCCTTTTGGGAGTGCTTTTTATCGCTATGCACGCACCCGAAAGTTTTTACATTCTTTCTCGACTCGTCAACTTTTTGCTTCTGAGAATGCTGTGGATGCAGAGTGGTTGAATACATTGGTTGCAGGTGCAGAAAATCCTGCTAGTCGTCATGCAGTGTTTTCTTTTTTAGCAGGGTTTTGGCGACAGGATTATACTAGTTCTATCGCCTCTATTCAACAACCAACATTAGTGGTTATGGGGGAGACTGCATCGAGTATTAGTCAAAAAGGTAAAGAAGAAACGCCAGACGAACGCTTGGCCCACTACCTCACCTGTTTGCCTCAAGGTCGAGGTATAAAAATAAATGGGCGTAATGTTTTACCCTATGAATCAACTGCTGAATTTATAGCAGCGATCGCTCCATTTATTAATGAAGTTTTTTAG
- a CDS encoding SDR family oxidoreductase: MNVAIIGCGYVGYKVAQYWQEKEDFVVSVTTTSSERVPALKSVCERVVVTRGNDLDSLKSVLHDQDVVVLSVGAKGAEVYEETYLQTAQTLVSSLQQVPSVKQLIYTGSYAVYGDRNGVWVDEETPLAPANLNAQILRKTEDVLLSASSENLRVCIFRLGGIYGPGRELLKIFNRCSATTRPGGEDITNWIHLDDIVGAIEFARHRRLQGIYNLVDDAHLTSRELLDSLFEKHNLPKVIWDTSIKSTRPYNAWVSNEKLKEAGYQLIHPQIIF, from the coding sequence ATGAATGTTGCAATCATTGGTTGTGGTTATGTTGGTTATAAGGTTGCTCAATATTGGCAGGAAAAGGAAGATTTTGTTGTCAGTGTAACCACAACTTCCTCTGAGCGTGTCCCTGCACTAAAATCAGTATGCGAAAGAGTTGTAGTTACCCGTGGTAATGACTTAGATAGTCTAAAATCAGTTTTGCACGATCAAGATGTTGTAGTTTTGAGCGTTGGTGCAAAAGGTGCGGAAGTTTATGAAGAAACTTATCTACAAACTGCCCAAACTTTAGTTTCATCCTTACAGCAGGTTCCGAGTGTAAAACAATTAATATACACAGGTAGCTATGCAGTGTATGGTGACAGAAATGGTGTATGGGTAGATGAAGAAACACCACTTGCACCCGCTAATTTAAATGCACAAATTCTCCGAAAAACAGAGGATGTGCTGCTATCAGCATCTAGCGAAAATCTCCGCGTTTGTATCTTTCGCTTAGGAGGAATTTATGGCCCTGGTAGAGAACTGTTGAAAATATTTAACAGATGTTCTGCTACAACCCGTCCCGGCGGCGAGGATATCACAAATTGGATTCACCTGGATGATATTGTTGGTGCGATAGAATTTGCCCGTCACCGTCGGTTGCAAGGGATTTATAATCTGGTAGATGATGCACATCTTACCAGCCGAGAATTGCTAGATAGCCTATTTGAAAAACATAATTTGCCCAAAGTTATATGGGATACTTCTATTAAGAGTACCCGCCCATATAATGCTTGGGTATCCAATGAAAAGCTGAAAGAGGCAGGATACCAGTTAATTCATCCCCAGATAATTTTTTAG
- a CDS encoding glutathione peroxidase, whose amino-acid sequence MSKTISDIAVKTINGEDKQLNEYTGKVLLIVNVASYCGYTSQYEGLEKLNQKYGEAGLRILGFPCNDFGAQEPGSNEEIVKFCTSKYNVTFELFDKVHAKGSQQHPLYERLTKAVEPTGTVAWNFEKFLVNKQGEVIARFNSSVQPNSPEIIAIIEKELAK is encoded by the coding sequence ATGAGTAAGACAATTTCGGACATTGCAGTTAAGACGATCAACGGTGAAGATAAACAATTAAACGAGTATACCGGCAAGGTACTCTTAATTGTGAATGTGGCATCCTACTGCGGTTATACTTCTCAATACGAGGGACTAGAAAAATTGAACCAAAAGTATGGGGAAGCAGGGTTACGTATTTTGGGGTTCCCCTGTAACGATTTTGGAGCGCAGGAACCAGGAAGCAATGAAGAGATTGTGAAATTCTGCACGAGTAAATATAATGTTACCTTTGAACTATTCGATAAAGTTCATGCCAAAGGCTCGCAGCAGCATCCACTTTATGAGAGACTTACCAAAGCCGTTGAGCCAACGGGAACTGTTGCTTGGAACTTTGAAAAATTTTTAGTTAATAAACAAGGTGAAGTGATAGCTAGATTTAATAGTAGTGTCCAGCCAAATTCACCAGAAATAATTGCCATAATTGAGAAAGAATTAGCTAAATAG
- a CDS encoding ammonium transporter, with translation MYKQKSKTKNRHPSTRSYATNSQSNSKVKVAIKRLSPTWQACLPLACLIVLGWGYVAVAQTTAAGPTTAELKVALDTLWVAIAAFLVFFMNAGFCMLETGFCRQKNAVNVLSKNLIVFALSSIAFWVLGFGLMFGDGNDFIGLNGFLLGGADNSPATGEAYKGVFGAISWAGVPLAAKFLFQLVFAGTAATIVSGAVAERIKFVDFLIFSLLLVGILYPITGHWIWGTGWLADRGFWDFAGSTVVHSVGGWAALMGAAFLGPRLGRYQDRQVVAMPGHNMSIATLGCLILWLGWFGFNPGSVMAADPSAISHIAVTTNMAGAAGGIAATITAWFYLGKPDLSMIINGILAGLVGITASCAYVGIPASLVIGLIAGVLVVFSVTFFDKLGIDDPVGATSVHLVCGIWGTLAVGLWAVGPGVYSWYGDALGPAKGLFAGGGFGQFGVQLLGVVSVGGFTVLLSSIFWLALKATLGIRVSKEEELEGLDIGEHGMEAYSGFLKEGDATGFSGEESSIGRY, from the coding sequence ATGTACAAACAAAAATCGAAAACAAAAAATAGGCATCCGTCAACAAGAAGTTACGCTACAAACTCACAATCAAACTCAAAAGTCAAGGTAGCAATTAAGCGACTCTCTCCCACTTGGCAAGCTTGTTTACCTTTAGCTTGTCTGATTGTGTTGGGTTGGGGTTATGTCGCAGTTGCCCAAACGACCGCCGCAGGGCCAACGACAGCAGAACTCAAAGTTGCTCTTGATACACTGTGGGTTGCGATCGCAGCCTTTTTAGTGTTCTTCATGAACGCTGGTTTTTGTATGTTAGAAACCGGCTTCTGTCGTCAGAAAAACGCTGTCAACGTTCTTTCCAAAAACTTGATTGTATTTGCTTTATCCAGCATTGCCTTTTGGGTACTCGGTTTTGGCTTAATGTTCGGTGATGGCAACGACTTCATTGGATTGAATGGGTTTTTGTTAGGAGGAGCAGATAACAGTCCCGCCACAGGAGAAGCCTATAAAGGCGTTTTCGGTGCTATTAGTTGGGCTGGTGTACCTTTAGCTGCCAAGTTTTTATTCCAGTTAGTGTTTGCTGGAACAGCAGCAACAATCGTTTCTGGTGCAGTAGCCGAACGGATTAAGTTTGTTGATTTCCTAATTTTCAGCCTCTTACTTGTAGGTATTCTCTACCCCATTACCGGACACTGGATTTGGGGAACTGGTTGGCTAGCAGACAGAGGCTTTTGGGATTTTGCCGGTTCTACGGTGGTTCACTCCGTAGGTGGCTGGGCAGCTTTGATGGGAGCAGCATTTCTTGGGCCCCGCCTTGGTAGATATCAAGATAGGCAAGTTGTGGCTATGCCAGGTCACAACATGAGTATTGCCACTTTGGGCTGTCTGATCTTGTGGTTGGGCTGGTTTGGTTTCAACCCAGGTTCTGTGATGGCTGCCGATCCTAGTGCGATCAGTCACATTGCTGTCACCACTAACATGGCTGGTGCTGCCGGTGGAATTGCCGCCACCATTACAGCTTGGTTCTACTTAGGTAAACCAGACCTGTCAATGATTATCAATGGTATTTTGGCTGGCTTGGTTGGGATTACAGCATCTTGTGCTTACGTAGGTATTCCTGCTTCTTTAGTCATTGGCTTGATTGCTGGAGTACTGGTAGTTTTCTCCGTAACATTCTTTGACAAACTTGGCATTGATGACCCAGTGGGGGCTACATCAGTTCACCTAGTTTGCGGCATCTGGGGAACTCTAGCAGTAGGTCTGTGGGCAGTTGGCCCTGGTGTTTATTCCTGGTATGGTGATGCACTTGGCCCAGCAAAAGGTTTATTTGCAGGTGGTGGCTTTGGACAGTTCGGTGTTCAGTTGCTGGGCGTTGTCTCAGTAGGCGGCTTCACTGTCTTACTCAGTAGCATCTTTTGGCTGGCCCTGAAAGCTACTCTAGGTATCAGAGTATCCAAAGAAGAGGAACTAGAAGGTTTGGATATCGGTGAACACGGTATGGAAGCCTACAGTGGATTTCTCAAAGAAGGTGATGCAACTGGATTTTCTGGAGAAGAAAGCTCAATTGGGAGATATTAA
- a CDS encoding DUF2141 domain-containing protein translates to MVRGLRISILLLAVLGNLAWSFSAKANFNGKLTVEIDGLKNKQGQVCVSIFASSEGFPSDRDRGLKKQCTKISGTPLPITFDNLKAGSYAVAVFHDQNNDGTLNSNVLGIPSEGFGFSRNPEIRTRAAKFSEAAFLVAGPDTNIQIQLKYF, encoded by the coding sequence ATGGTTAGAGGATTGAGAATTAGTATACTTCTATTGGCAGTTCTGGGAAATCTGGCGTGGTCATTTAGTGCCAAGGCAAATTTTAACGGCAAACTCACCGTAGAAATTGATGGCTTAAAGAATAAACAAGGACAAGTTTGTGTGAGTATATTTGCTAGCAGTGAAGGATTTCCTAGCGATCGCGATCGCGGCTTAAAAAAGCAGTGTACCAAGATTAGTGGCACTCCCTTACCTATTACCTTTGATAACTTGAAAGCGGGTAGTTACGCCGTTGCTGTCTTCCACGATCAAAATAACGACGGTACCCTCAATAGCAATGTTTTAGGTATACCAAGCGAAGGTTTTGGATTTTCCAGGAACCCAGAAATTCGCACAAGAGCGGCCAAATTTAGCGAAGCAGCATTTTTGGTCGCAGGCCCGGACACTAATATCCAAATCCAATTGAAATATTTTTAG
- a CDS encoding peptidoglycan-binding protein produces MRLCRSSILIFTCFTCVGFYPNRASIATPNLAPETLELAQASSTVTASPTVLRYGSRKSDVQRLQTQLKQLGYYTGVVDGEYDDSTEMAVIKFQKAKGLKVDGLAGLATRGRLQAAIVAKNQIATSPIIASAAATSQPTTTPKPTERGFIWWLILAIGILGSIGALVYLLRWFRQGKQVQSEISETKSLSAANQNPMTSPSPETVTNRQTVTPPIATQLLLPEKTSRLAKLNIVDELIQDLRSSDPTKRRKAIWDLGQQGDSRAIQHLVDLMIDADSQESGLILAALAEIGTRTLKPMNRALAISLQDESPQVRQNAIRDLTRVYDMMGQMSQMLRHALDDPDAEVQATARYALTQMNRMRGLPEEQSLPEDSHNDSRE; encoded by the coding sequence ATGAGGCTATGCCGTTCCTCAATTTTAATATTTACCTGTTTTACTTGCGTGGGTTTTTACCCAAATCGTGCAAGCATAGCAACACCTAACCTAGCACCTGAAACTTTAGAACTTGCACAAGCTAGTTCGACAGTTACTGCTAGTCCGACTGTTTTGAGATATGGTAGTCGAAAATCAGATGTGCAGAGATTACAAACCCAATTAAAGCAGTTGGGATACTACACTGGCGTGGTAGATGGAGAGTACGACGACAGTACGGAAATGGCTGTAATTAAATTCCAGAAAGCAAAGGGTTTAAAAGTAGATGGTCTTGCTGGCTTGGCGACTAGGGGGAGACTGCAAGCAGCAATTGTAGCCAAAAATCAGATTGCCACCTCTCCAATTATTGCCTCTGCTGCTGCGACTTCCCAACCAACTACAACACCCAAGCCAACCGAGAGAGGTTTTATCTGGTGGTTAATATTGGCTATTGGAATTCTAGGAAGTATTGGCGCACTTGTTTACCTGTTGAGGTGGTTTCGTCAGGGCAAACAAGTGCAATCGGAAATATCAGAGACTAAAAGTTTGAGTGCAGCTAACCAAAACCCCATGACATCACCCTCACCAGAAACTGTAACTAATCGACAAACAGTTACACCACCAATCGCCACACAATTGCTGCTACCAGAAAAAACTTCCCGACTTGCTAAACTCAATATTGTTGACGAATTAATCCAAGACTTACGCAGTTCTGACCCAACGAAGCGGCGCAAGGCTATTTGGGATTTGGGTCAACAGGGAGATTCGCGGGCAATTCAGCATCTGGTTGACCTGATGATTGATGCCGATTCTCAAGAAAGCGGCTTAATTTTGGCAGCTTTGGCAGAAATTGGTACCCGCACACTCAAACCAATGAATCGTGCTTTAGCAATTTCACTGCAAGATGAAAGTCCACAAGTGCGGCAAAATGCGATCCGTGACCTGACGCGCGTTTATGACATGATGGGTCAAATGAGTCAGATGTTGCGCCATGCGTTAGATGACCCAGATGCCGAGGTGCAAGCAACAGCACGATATGCTTTAACTCAGATGAATCGAATGCGTGGTTTGCCGGAAGAACAAAGTCTACCAGAAGATTCACACAACGATTCACGAGAATAA
- a CDS encoding DMT family transporter yields MQLKLSASKLPFAPLLLIAPFFLWGTAMVAMKGVIPHTTPLFMAGVRLIPAGMLILIAAAFMGKPQPKGWAAWLWITLFALVDGTLFQGFLAEGLVRTSAGLGSVMIDSQPLAVALLSLWLFQEHIGFWGWLGLGLGVTGISLIGLPDELILHFLDSGANITIGNWQDLFASGEWLMLLAALSMAVGTVLIRFVCRHADPVTATGWHMILGGLPLWGVSSVVESQQWENLGGSDLVALGYATVFGSAIAYGLFFYFASSGSLTSLSSLTFLTPVFALLFGNLFLSEVLSPLQWVGVFLTLISIYLINQRDTLAARNDTVTVGEIANIQQPVLEASAKKLNPITFGVRESEREILP; encoded by the coding sequence ATGCAACTGAAACTCAGTGCATCTAAACTTCCCTTCGCCCCTCTCCTCTTAATTGCGCCCTTTTTCCTATGGGGGACGGCAATGGTAGCCATGAAAGGAGTAATACCCCATACCACACCGCTATTCATGGCAGGTGTGCGTCTGATACCAGCAGGGATGTTAATTCTGATTGCAGCAGCATTCATGGGTAAACCCCAGCCGAAAGGTTGGGCTGCATGGCTGTGGATTACCTTATTTGCCCTCGTAGATGGGACGCTGTTTCAAGGCTTTTTGGCAGAGGGATTAGTTAGAACCAGTGCGGGGTTAGGGTCTGTGATGATTGACTCGCAACCCTTGGCTGTTGCCTTACTATCGTTGTGGCTATTTCAAGAACACATTGGTTTTTGGGGATGGCTAGGGCTAGGCTTGGGTGTCACAGGCATTAGTTTAATTGGCTTACCTGATGAGTTGATTTTACATTTTCTCGACTCAGGCGCAAATATTACAATTGGCAATTGGCAAGATTTGTTTGCGAGTGGTGAGTGGTTGATGCTGTTAGCAGCGCTATCAATGGCAGTGGGAACAGTGTTGATTCGGTTTGTGTGCCGACATGCTGACCCAGTAACCGCGACGGGATGGCACATGATTTTGGGTGGATTGCCACTATGGGGAGTTTCATCAGTTGTCGAATCCCAGCAGTGGGAGAATTTAGGAGGATCTGATTTAGTGGCTTTGGGTTATGCTACCGTATTTGGCAGTGCGATCGCCTACGGGTTATTCTTCTACTTTGCCTCTAGTGGCAGTCTCACCAGTCTTAGTTCCCTCACCTTCCTCACACCCGTCTTTGCCCTACTATTCGGCAATCTCTTCCTCTCAGAAGTCCTCAGTCCGTTGCAGTGGGTCGGTGTTTTCCTAACTTTAATCAGCATTTATCTCATTAACCAACGCGATACTTTAGCAGCGCGAAACGACACAGTTACTGTCGGCGAAATAGCTAATATACAGCAACCAGTCTTAGAAGCATCTGCTAAAAAATTAAATCCCATAACTTTCGGAGTGAGAGAATCTGAACGAGAAATTTTACCCTAA
- a CDS encoding Ppx/GppA phosphatase family protein: protein MLNLVSSWESVPTQPPKQHRIIAAIDLGTNSLHMVVVKIDPTLPAFSIIAREKETVRLGDRNLLTGELKPEIIEKAIAALGRFQEVAKTINAETIIAVATSAVREAPNGKDFLHRVKTELGLSVDLISGQEEARRIYLGVLSGMEFNNQPHTIIDIGGGSTELILGDSHQARTLTSTKVGAVRLTSELITTDPISNTEFQHLQAYARGMLERSVDEILANLEFGESPRLVGTSGTIETLAMIDAREKSGVIPSTLNGYQLSLKDLQELVNRLRKLSYSERAAIPGMPEKRAEVILAGAVILQEAMTLLGRESVTVCERSLREGVIVDWMLAHGLIEDKLRYQSSVRERNVLKIANKYHVNLEYSDRVAKNALSLFDQTQGTLHHWGFDERQLLWAAAILHNCGHYVSHSSHHKHSYYLIRNGELLGYTETEIEIIANLARYHRKSPPKKKHENSQMLLTKHQRQMVSQLSAILRLAVALDRRQIGAIAQVQCEYYPQFQQVNLLIFPSQPDDDCALELWSLDYKKGVFEEEFGVKLVANLEKSSVAKLS from the coding sequence ATGCTGAATTTAGTTTCTAGCTGGGAGAGTGTTCCAACTCAACCACCTAAGCAACATCGGATTATTGCTGCCATTGACCTGGGAACAAATTCTCTACACATGGTAGTAGTTAAGATTGATCCCACACTACCAGCTTTCAGCATTATCGCTAGAGAAAAAGAAACTGTAAGACTAGGCGATCGCAATCTTTTGACTGGGGAACTCAAACCAGAGATAATTGAAAAGGCGATCGCGGCTTTAGGACGCTTCCAAGAAGTTGCCAAAACTATCAATGCTGAAACAATCATTGCTGTGGCAACTAGCGCTGTGCGAGAAGCCCCCAATGGTAAAGATTTTTTGCATAGAGTAAAAACCGAGTTGGGTTTAAGCGTTGACTTGATTTCAGGTCAAGAAGAAGCGCGACGAATCTACCTTGGTGTGCTGTCGGGGATGGAATTTAACAACCAGCCCCATACCATTATTGATATTGGCGGTGGTTCCACAGAGTTAATTTTGGGCGATAGTCACCAAGCACGGACTCTCACCAGTACCAAAGTTGGTGCAGTGCGACTCACTAGCGAGTTAATCACCACCGATCCCATCAGCAACACCGAGTTTCAACACCTGCAAGCTTATGCACGCGGGATGTTAGAACGTTCTGTGGATGAGATACTAGCAAACTTAGAGTTTGGGGAATCTCCGCGTTTGGTAGGTACATCTGGCACAATTGAAACCCTGGCGATGATTGATGCACGAGAAAAGTCGGGTGTTATTCCTTCAACTCTCAATGGCTACCAGTTAAGTCTTAAAGACTTGCAAGAGTTGGTAAATCGCTTGCGGAAACTGAGTTACTCAGAAAGGGCTGCGATTCCAGGTATGCCAGAGAAGCGGGCTGAAGTTATACTCGCTGGTGCAGTAATATTACAGGAAGCAATGACGCTTTTAGGTAGGGAATCGGTCACAGTCTGTGAGCGTTCTTTGCGGGAAGGCGTAATCGTAGACTGGATGTTAGCCCACGGTTTAATTGAAGATAAGCTGCGCTACCAAAGTTCAGTTCGGGAACGTAATGTTTTAAAAATCGCTAATAAATACCACGTCAATTTAGAATATAGCGATCGCGTGGCAAAAAATGCCTTGAGTTTATTTGACCAAACTCAAGGTACGTTACACCACTGGGGATTTGACGAGCGACAACTATTGTGGGCGGCTGCAATATTACACAATTGCGGTCATTATGTTAGCCATTCGTCTCATCACAAGCACTCTTACTATCTAATTCGCAATGGTGAATTACTTGGTTATACAGAAACCGAGATTGAAATCATAGCCAATTTAGCGCGTTATCATCGCAAATCGCCGCCTAAGAAAAAACATGAAAATTCCCAGATGTTGCTGACTAAACACCAGCGACAAATGGTCAGTCAATTGAGCGCAATTTTAAGATTGGCAGTGGCATTAGATAGACGACAAATTGGTGCGATCGCGCAAGTCCAATGTGAGTATTATCCACAATTTCAGCAGGTAAACTTGCTGATTTTTCCATCTCAACCTGATGATGATTGTGCTTTAGAACTTTGGAGCTTAGATTATAAAAAAGGAGTATTTGAGGAAGAATTTGGAGTGAAATTAGTAGCGAATTTAGAAAAGTCTAGCGTTGCTAAATTGTCTTAG